The stretch of DNA TGCCACTGAGTGCATAATTCAGAAATGGACCTGCGCCAATGTAGGCACTAATGGGATTTTCTACCCCAAATCGGATTTTAGCTAAAGCGCCCACATCAACATAGGAAAAGGATTGTTTGATCTCTTGGGTTAGCAAGGTTGCCTTGTAACTTCGTCCCAGGTAAGTTATTTCTGGTTGAATGGAAAAGGAGGGGATAATGCCTAGGTCTAATGCCAAACCAATTTGTAAGTCGATGTTTGACTTGGTATCAATTTTTACCCCATTAGCTTGATTATCGACATTGGCTACCACCGCACCAGCTTTTATGCCAAAAAATGACTGCCCCACGCTCGTGCCGACGGCAAGTAAGCTTAGGGCAAGGGTTAAAATACCCAATTTTGATTTTTTCATCATCATATTATTTATTT from Saprospiraceae bacterium encodes:
- a CDS encoding porin family protein; amino-acid sequence: MMMKKSKLGILTLALSLLAVGTSVGQSFFGIKAGAVVANVDNQANGVKIDTKSNIDLQIGLALDLGIIPSFSIQPEITYLGRSYKATLLTQEIKQSFSYVDVGALAKIRFGVENPISAYIGAGPFLNYALSGKTTIGNEEEKIVFGDTEIKRTDFSIAGALGLLFNFGKTAFYVDGRYILGLGDIDQSNNSEVKNRTIGITAGIMFPL